One segment of Panicum virgatum strain AP13 chromosome 1K, P.virgatum_v5, whole genome shotgun sequence DNA contains the following:
- the LOC120655632 gene encoding U-box domain-containing protein 45-like, protein MEGHRALLPVPVPQPRAFAPVDDEQGRALCSVGASSSGRLPDSAPPPASHGVCASPARERHGGGGGARGGEGEAEDARSCCFGPSPTTPSECGGGGDDDEDEADAADRKVEALEELKGVVGALQGAGGGACMSRVEAAAAVRRKAKDAAAAREMLAMLGAVPPLVAMLDEGGGGGEEVTDAVLYALLNLGIGNDTNKAAIVQAGAVHKMLRIAEGGASAALTEAVVANFLCLSVLDANKPVIGASGAAPFLVRAFQGACDTEQARHDALRALLNLSIAPANAPHLLAAGLAPTLVASVGDAPVTDRALIALYNLVAACPEGRRAPDAMPFLVDVLNWADEPGCQEKAAYVLMVLAHRSYGDRAAMAMAAGDEAKAVEAYQCAWVGNTDGLARWPLKLLRRCKPAPLHSSDRAGRQQGAAGRLCRARSAACASGCSAVRPAAAAAVGCVCTVQRLGYRAGSVNSRA, encoded by the exons ATGGAAGGGCACCGCGCGCTGTTGCCCGTGCCGGTGCCGCAGCCGCGGGCGTTCGCGCCGGTAGACGACGAGCAGGGCAGGGCCCTCTGCTCCGTCGGCGCGTCCTCCAGCGGGCGCCTGCCCGAttccgcaccgccgccggcctcgcacGGCGTCT GCGCGTCGCCGGCACGTGAgcgccatggtggcggcggtggagcgcgcggcggcgagggcgaggccgAGGACGCGCGGTCGTGCTGCTTCGGGCCATCACCGACTACGCCCTccgagtgcggcggcggcggcgacgacgacgaagacGAGGCCGACGCGGCGGACAGGAAGGTGGAGGCGCTCGAGGAGCTCAAGGGCGTCGTGGGGGCGCTCCAgggcgccgggggcggcgctTGCATGTCCCGCGtcgaagcggcggcggccgtccggaggaaggccaaggacgccgccgccgcgagggagATGCTCGCGATGCTCGGCGCCGTCCCGCCGCTCGTCGCGATGCtggacgagggcggcggcggcggggaggaggtcaCGGACGCCGTGctgtacgcgctgctcaacctggGGATCGGCAACGACAC GAACAAGGCGGCGATCGTGCAGGCCGGCGCTGTGCACAAGATGCTCCGCATTGCGGAGGGCGGTGCGTCCGCCGCGCTCACGGAGGCCGTCGTCGCCAACTTCCTCTGCCTCAGCGTGCTCGACGCCAACAAGCCCGTCATCGGCGCGTCCGGCGCCGCCCCGTTCCTCGTGCGCGCGTTCCAGGGCGCGTGCGACACCGAGCAGGCGCGCCACGACGCGCTGCGCGCGCTCCTGAACCTCTCCATCGCGCCCGCCAACGCGCCGCACCTGCTGGCGGCCGGGCTCGCGCCGACACTAGTGGCGTCCGTCGGGGACGCGCCCGTCACAGACCGCGCGCTCATCGCGCTCTACAACCTCGTGGCGGCCTGCCCggagggccgccgcgcgcccgacGCAATGCCGTTCCTCGTTGACGTGCTCAACTGGGCCGACGAGCCCGGGTGCCAGGAGAAGGCGGCCTACGTGCTGATGGTCCTGGCGCACCGGAGCTACGGCGACCgcgcggccatggccatggccgcaGGGGACGAGGCGAAGGCCGTGGAGGCGTACCAGTGCGCGTGGGTGGGGAACACGGACGGCTTAGCGCGGTGGCCCCTTAAACTGTTAAGG CGCTGCAAGCCTGCGCCGCTCCACTCAAGCGACCGCGCCGGCAGGCAGCAGGGCGCGGCAGGCAGGCTCTGCAGGGCGCGGTCAGCTGCCTGCGCGTCAGGCTGCTCGGCAGTGcgcccggcagcggcggcggcagtggggtGCGTGTGCACCGTGCAGCGGCTAGGTTACAGGGCCGGCTCTGTGAATTCAAGGGCCTAG